The region CGGCTCCTTTGAGAAATATCCACTTGTTGTAGCATCCAGCATACCTCCTCACTTATGACACTCGTTTGTTTAATGCAGTAATGAAATACTACGGTAAAGATGTTGGAAAACCCTTCTTAAATAAAACAAACCGAGAAGAAAAAGAGTGGTTTCATAGGATGCATCAAGCTGTATATATTTTTTTGATCGAACGTTCTTTCGCTGACAGCACTCTGACCTATGTGTCTGTTAAACTGAATCTAAGAAGATCTTAGTCGGATTCATTTATTTGACGGTGTGTAAAGTTATCGGCATAGGCTGGGACATATTTTAAATGCTATTATTAAAGAGGCGTAATAAGTTCTAGTCGTACATACATAATAGGACTATTTAAACATCCAGTTATTTTTATAGTTGGTCTACAATCTTTTTGGAAGAGTAAGGTGATTATATGTCAAAGTGTCCATTTTGTAATTTAAAAGCTGAACAAAAGGTGATTGAAAATGACCTTGCCATAGGTTTTTATGATTTATATCCAGTCCAGAAAGGTCATTTGCTGATCATCCCCAAGCGACATGTTGCCACATATTTTGAAGCTACAGAAGAAGAAGTCAAGGCGATCCATCAATTGTTACACAAAGGCAAAGAATTAATTGATCAAGAGTATGATCCTGATGGATACAACATCGGTGTTAACATAGGTGAGTATGGAGGTCAAACAGTCATGCATCTTCATGTTCACCTTATTCCAAGGTATAAAGGTGATATAGGAGATCCTAGAGGAGGTATTCGCAAAGCGATCCCTAATCTAGTCCAATATCCTTAAGTTTGTTCGAATATATCAATAAGGGGGGTGGAACTATGAATCATTCGACAAAGCTAATCACAAACAACCTTATTGAAGAGATAAAAGAAAATATCGAACAATCTACCTCGGTTTATGTGCTCGTATCTTTCGTCATGAAATCAGGTGTTGAGTTATTGAGCCCTCATTTAATACGAGCTATGCAAAAAGGGACTGAGATTAAAATACTTTGTGGAGACTACCTATATGTCACACAACCGGAAGCATTACAAGTATTAACAAATTTAAACCATCATAATTTAGAAGTGAGAATGTGGCAGAGTAGAGGGGTTTCCTTCCATCCTAAATCGTATATCTTTCAAAGAGATGCCAATAACGGTCTATTAGTTGTGGGTTCCTCTAACTTATCTCACTCTGCACTTAAAGACGGACATGAATGGAATCTTTCAGTTGAAGCAAGCACACAACAACAAACTTATGAAGAAGCGATCGATCAATTTATGAAGTTGTTTTACCATGAGCAGACACTCCCTTTAAATAAGGAGACATTAAAGCAATATAAACAAGAGCATGCGTTATTTCATCAAACATATAGAGATTTAGCACAGAAATGGACAGAACAGGAAGAATTAAGCTTAATGTTGTCTCATAATCAAGAGACCGAACAAACGATAAAGGTAAGGGAAAAGAAGGTTGCTTATGGTGAAGAGACACAAGAGATTAAGCCAAGACCCGCCCAAAAAGAAGCATTAGAAGAATTAAAAAATACCTTGGAAGAAGGATATGACAAAGCACTTGTCGTAATGGCGACTGGGTTAGGCAAAACATACTTAGTAGGTTTCTTTGCTTTAAATTATGAAAGAATTCTATTTATTGCTCATCGTGAGGAGATACTGTATCAAGCGCAGTCCTCATTTGAGCGTATTATGCCTCGTCATAATTTTGGAATCTATAACGCCAAAGAAAAGAATACAGAGGCTAATTGTATATTTGCTTCCATATTCACTTTGGCAAATAAAGCTCACTTAGAGAAATTTGACCCAACTGATTTTGATCTGATTATCATTGATGAGTTTCACCATGCTGCCGCTCATACATATCAAAAGGTCATAGATTATTTCGATCCTCGTTTCTTACTGGGGATCACAGCAACGCCAGACAGAATGGATAACAAGGACGTTTACGCCATTTGTGATGGCAATGTGGCATATAGGTTACATTTTTTAGATGCTATACAAAATGGGTGGCTTTGCCCTTTCGAATATCATGGTGTTTATGATGAGATAGATTACTCTCAGATTAGCTGGTTAGGTAAAAAATATGATGAAAAAGAATTACTGGAAGCACAGGTACAAAATCACGTTGCCGATAATATTTATAATGCTTGGAAGAAACATAAACAATCAAGAACGATCGCTTTTTGTTCATCCGTCAAACAAGCGGACTATTTAGCAAGATATTTTCAGGATCAAGGTGTTCATAGTTTAGCCCTCCATTCAAAAGAGATTAATATAAGTAGAAATAAAGCCATTCAATGGCTTGAAACAGGAGAAATTGAAGCAATTTTTACCGTCGATTTATTTAATGAAGGCGTTGATATTCCATCGGTAGATACGCTTTTATTCGTTAGACCAACAGAGTCTCTCACCGTTTTCACTCAACAAATCGGGCGTGGTTTAAGATTGGCAGAGGATAAGGAATATTGCACCGTTATAGATCTTATTGGTAACTACAAAAATGCGGACATTAAACTGTCAGTACTGAGCACTGAGGGGATGGAGGGAACATTACAACGGGGGAAAGCCAACATAGTGCCAGTCATACCAGACAACTGCAAACTCAACCTTGATACGAAGGTGATCAACCTTCTAGAAGAGTTAAAGAAAAAGAGACAACCTAGAAAAGAAAGTTTAAGAGAAGCTTACTTTGACTTAAAGCAGGAACTTGGTCAAAGACCGTCTTATCTTGAATTTCATTTGCAAGCGAGTGCCGAAAGTCACATGATTAGACAAGAGTTTAAAAGTTACATTGGTTTTTTGTCATGGTTAAAAGATCTCACCGTGGAAGAGGAAGAAATATATCATCAACACCAAAATTGGTTCAGGGAAGTAGAAAGAACATCAATGGCCAAAAGCTACAAAATGATTGTATTACAATATATGCTCAACAAAGGTGTAAAGGATTGGTTACAACCTGTGACACCTGATGAAGTCTCTTCATTTTTTCATCAATACCTTACAGAAAAGGAATATAGAAAAAGAATAGATTTCTCTGACAAAGCCTCCAGAAAACTATGGGAGTACAACAAAGAGAAAATAAGTAAATTAATCACAGACATGCCCATGACCAAATGGAGTGGGAGCTCAAAAGGTTTAGTGACCTTTGAAGATGGATTATTTAAAATTAACATAGACGTAAAATACGAAGATTTAGAAGTGGTACATAACTGGACTCAGCAGATATGTGAATATCGTTTACATGCCCATTTTGAGAGGAAAGGTAATAGGAGCTGATATTATGCTCAAAAAAGGACTTTATGAAGAAATTATTAACAAGCAGCTCAGAGAAGAACTCAAGCACCTAGATGATACCTACGATATTGAAAAAGAATCGATAGATGTAGAAGACGCTAGAAAGGTGCTTTCTGCCTATATATCACATGTGACCAGAAGAGCGTTGCATTATGTCAGAGATCAAGAAAAAGACCCTTCAGATGCCTTACTGGCTCAAATCAAGACATGCAATGATATCATTCAGACACTAAGTGAAAAGCTCGATGAAGATGAGTTTAATTCATTACATATAGAGGAAAAAGGCGAAGTGCTACACTCCGTTTATAGTAAATTAAATACAATAGACAAGATGAAGAACAGTAAACCGATAAGACCAGTGACGCCACTTTCTCAAAGCTCATTGTTCACAGGATCTAACTTTGAACCTAACATGCTGAGTGAATTAAAAAAAGAAATTCTATCGTCAGATCGCATTGACTTTCTTGTTTCCTTTATTAAATGGAGTGGTTTAAGGGTGATTATGGAGGAGCTTGAGAAGTTTACGCAAAGCGGTGGGCAGTTAAGGGTCATTACCACCTCGTACATGGAAGCAACCGATTATAAAGCGATTATGGAATTGAGCCAGCTTAAAAACACAGACATTAAGATATCATATGATGTTGAAAGGACACGCTTACATGCTAAAGCGTATTTATTTAAGCGTGACACAGGGTTTAGCACTGCCTATATCGGTTCCTCTAATCTATCGAACCCTGCTCTTACATCGGGACTGGAATGGAATATGAAGGTCACAGAAAAAGATTCCTTTGACATTATCAAAAAGTTTGAAGCCACCTTTGAAAGTTATTGGAACGATAGTGAATTTAAAACCTTTCAAGCAGATCAGGAACAGGATCATGAAAGGTTGAAACGCGCCTTAAAGAAAAAGGGGGTGCACGAAGCAGATTTCTCTTTCTCTTTTCATATCGAGCCCTATCATTATCAGCAAGAGATGCTTGAGAAACTGCAGGTTGAAAGGGAAGTGTTTGGTAGAAATAAAAATTTACTAGTGGCAGCTACAGGGGTGGGGAAAACGGTCGTTTCCGCCTTTGATTACCGCCGCTTCAGAAAGAAGAACGGACAACAGGCACGCCTGTTATTTGTAGCGCATAGAGAAGAGATCTTAAAACAAAGCCGAGATACCTTTCGAGCAATATTAAATGATTACAACTTTGGTGATTTATTAGTAGGGGGACATGTTCCAGAACGTTTAGACCATCTTTTTGTCAGTGTACAAAGTCTGAATAGTACCAACCTTTATGAAAATACAGAAACGACCTACTATGACTACATTATTGTTGACGAATTCCATCATGCCGCTGCTAAGTCCTACCAAAAACTACTAGAATATTATAATCCAAAGGTATTACTAGGGTTAACGGCCACACCAGAAAGGAGAGATGGGGGGGACATCTTTTCATATTTTGATCATGTCGTAGCTTCTGAGATGAGGCTGCCAGAAGCGATTAACAAAAAGCTTTTAAGCCCTTTTCAGTATTTTTGTGTTACGGATACCGAAGATTTATCTAAACTTAAATGGCGTCATAAAGGCTACGACATAAATGAACTAGAGCATGTTTATACAGATAATAAAGTCAGAAGTAACCAAATCGTTAAAAGTTTGTATAAGTACGTTACAGACGTTGATGAAGTTAAAGGACTTGGTTTCTGTGTGAGTATTAAACATGCTGAATATATGGCCCATTTCTTTAATCAAAAAGGGATTCGTGCAGTTTACTTACATGGCGGCTCAGATAAAGAGACGAGGCTTAGTGCCAAGCAAAGACTGATTAATGGTGATATTAAGTTGATATTTGTCGTCGACCTCTACAACGAGGGGGTTGATATACCTGAGGTTAATACAGTTCTTTTCCTGCGTCCAACAGAAAGCTTAACGGTGTTTTTACAACAGCTCGGACGAGGGCTAAGGCTTGCTGAAGGGAAGGAGTGCCTCACGGTTTTAGACTTTGTGGGACGAGCTCACCAAAACTATAACTTCGAAGAGAAATTTAGAGCCTTAATAGGGAAAACAAAGCATTCAGTACGCCACTATGTAGAGCAGGGCTTTTTTAACGTACCTAAAGGTAGTTTTATTCAGTTAGAGAAACAAGCAAAGGAAAACATCTTAAGTAACATCAAAACTAGTATGAATACTCGCTCAGGTCTAGTAAAGAAACTAAAATACTTCAAAGAAGATACAGGGTTAGACGTGACTTTAGAAAACGTCCTGGAACACTATCGTATGTCTTTGTATGACTTTTATGGCAAAAATGGAGACCGATCTTTTGTGAGACTTGGAGTTGAAGCGGGTATCTTTGAGGAATTTATACACCCGGATGAGAAGAAAATAACGAAAAGGCTACCACATTTGCTTCATCTTAACTCAAGAAAACTATTATCGTTTCTTTTGAACTACATACAGCACGGGGCTATGCATACGAAAGAAGAAACACAAATGCTAGCGATGTTTTACTATTCGTTCTATAAAGACGTGCCATATAAAGAAGGGTTTACTTCAATAGAAGAAGGTGTTAAACATGTGCTGCGTTCACAACAAATGACGTATGAAATAAAAAGCATACTAAGCTATAACTATCAGACATTAGACCAAATGGAGATACAGCATGACCTTAATTTTACCTGTCCACTCGGTGTACACTCTTCTTATTCAAAAGCACAGATTATGGCAGCGTTAGGTTATTTTAATGACGAAAGGGCCCCATCTTTTCGTGAAGGTGTTAAATACTTTGCAGATAAAAAACTGGATGTTTTTTTCGTTACTTTAAATAAGTCAGAAAAAGACTTCTCACCGTCGACACTTTACGAGGACTACGCTATTAACGAACGTTTATTTCATTGGCAAACCCAGAGTGGTGTGTCAGAGAAGACACCCACAGCTCAAAGGTATATTAACCATCGGGAACTAAACCATCAAGTTGCTCTTTTTGTTAGAGAATATAGAAAAGAAAACGGGTACACTGCACCGTTCATTTTTTTAGGAACCGTTGAATATGTCAATCATTCAGGAAATAAGCCGATGAGCTTTAAATGGAAACTAAAACATCCAATGCCACCATCGCTTGTTCCTAAAGCAAATAAGAATATATTATAGATCTAGTCTAGATAGATGCATGACCCAAACTAAGAGTGTAGCTTGTGACATGTCATTTATTTAGGTTGATCGTTAGGTTAAGAACGCCTTATAGAATTTCTATAGGGCGTTTAAGTTTATTTAGTATATAGATTCGTCTTCATGTTTAAATTCACTGTCAATTTCATCTGGATGTGTATTATTATCAACTGTAGCTACATCAATCTGGAATACTAGCTCAGACCCCACTTTATATATGTAAATGATCTCTGGTTCGTCTTTAAAGACGACATTAGCTGAGTAGAGTGGAAGTTTTCCTATGGTGGTTTTTGTGATTTCAAATTCTTCTTGGTTATAATCTTTATCATCCAACAAGTGAGCTGTTACTTTCTTCTCTATATTGTAATGTTGATACTCAATAAACAAAAAGGGCGCGATTATCATAATAGTGACAAAAGTGACAATAACAATTAATATAATCCTCTTTTTATTCCTCATCTAATACCCCCTTGTTCAAATGTCTACTGCTTCTTAACTACCCGTTACTTTGTAATGCTTTGCTTTACAGAAAAAGCCTCGCTAAATCCCCCACATTACCATACCCTTTGATATGGGGATGAAAGGTTAGCAATGGCTTAGTTCATTATATCAAACACTTAGGGGAGAAAGAATCTCAATAGTTAATGAATTTCTATAAAGTTAAAAATTAACTATAGTACATTAAAAAAATGCGGACTGAGAGGATTGGAATGAAGGCCCTAAAGTAAAAATGAGAAGATTTCCAATTCTCATTCCGGTCATATGTCCGTACAAATGAAGTTGGCGTTTCCAATTCATGAGCTATAAATGCTAAATATTGCAAAAATTTTAACAAATAAAGGCAGGATTTTCAGAAAAAAGGATGAATTTGTAATGACAAGAGGGGGTGAGGGAGGTAGAAGTGGCTAAGTTATAAGTACAACTTTTGTGAAATAATGAGTGACTGATGGCTAAAATGAGATTCTATTTGTGGAGGGAGAGCTGAGATGAAGGAATCACGTAGGAGAAGCATGGCGATGATCATGATGTTATCCCTGGTTCTAGGGATGGTGCCGACGATGGGGGTAGCAGAGACGAGTTCTTCTGAGGATATAGTAGCAGCCGAAGATCTGATATTAAGATATACGTTCGATGAGTCTAATGGGGCGACGGTTGAAGATGTGTCCGGTAACGGTCACGACGCAACTTTACAAGGGAGCGCCAGCATCACAGCAGAGGGCTATGATGGTCAGGGCGCCGTAGATTTAGACGGTCAGGACGCATACGTGCAGTTGCCAGAGGATATATTACAGGACGTTAACGATTTTACAGTGTCAACCTGGGTCAATGTGCGTACCTCTTCTGTGTTTTCTAGAATATTTGATTTTGGCAAAAATGAAAGCGCTTATATGTTTTTGACACCGGATTCGGGTGAAGGGGTTCGTTTCGGGATGTCCACGGGAGGGTGGCAAGAAGAACAGAACATCCAACACCACACACCGTTAACAGAGGATGAATGGCAACAGGTGATCGTGGTCAAGCAAGGTGATGTGGGAAGATTATTGATTAACGGAGTGGAGGTTCAACGAAACGATAATCTCACCGTAACGGTGGATGATATCGGGGAGCATCCGCACACCTATCTGGGCAAGTCTCAGTTTGAAGCTGACCCTTATTTTGATGGGCAAATGGCGGACTTCCGTGTGTATGATAGAGCGTTAAGTCCAGATGAGATTTCAGCACTCACAGGCGTGGAGCCTGAAATCACGGAGATTGAGCCAATCCTATTAGCCATTCACGGTGATGAGGTGCCGACTTTACCTTCTGAAGTTGAAGCGGTCTATAACAATGGGATGAGGGTGGCTCTAGAGGTCACTTGGGAGGACATCGACCTCGACAACATTGATAGTTTCAAAGTTTACGAGGGTAACGTTGAGGGAACGGATCTCACTGCCAAGTTGCGATTCAAGTATAAACCAGTAGAGATAAGAGATGTGCCTGACGTTCAGGTGACCACTGAACAAGGGGTTCAACCTGAGTTACCTGAACAGGTGGACGTGCTACTAACGAATGGTGAGACACAACAGATTGACGTCGCCTGGGAGGACATAGATGAGCAACAATTAGCTGAATCGGGATCATTCACGGTAGAAGGCACGCTTCAACCACTGGCGTATACGAATCCTTTAATTGAGCAAAGAGCGGACCCGCTCATCTATAAGCATACGGACGGCTACTATTACTTTACCGCTTCAGTCCCTGAGTATGATCGTATCGTCCTACGTCGGGCGCAAACCATAGAAGGGCTGAAGGATGCGGAGGAAAAAGTCATTTGGACCAAGCACGACGAGGGGGAGATGGGTAATCACATATGGGCCCCAGAGCTCCACTACATCAATGATAAATGGTATATCTACTTCGCAGCGGGAACGGCAGAGGACAGATGGGCGATACGTCAGTATGCCCTGGAGAATACGGCGGAAAATCCGTTAGAAGGAGAGTGGGTTGAAAAAGGCAAGGTGGCGTACAACTTTGAAAGCTTTTCACTAGATGCGACGACATTTGAGCATCAGGGGCAGTTGTATATGGCTTGGGCGCAGAAGGACGGTGACGACTCCAACGTCTACATTGCTGAAATGGAAAATCCATGGACCATCTCAGGAGAACAAGTGCTGATCACAAGACCGGAGTATGATTGGGAGATTCAAGGGCATAGGGTGAATGAAGGGCCATACGTTATTAAACGTGACGGGAAGCTGTTCATGACCTTTTCTGCGAGTGCCACAGACGCCAATTACAGTATCGGTTTGTTAGCAGCCTCTGCAGATAGTGACCTACTCGACCCAGATTCGTGGGACAAGCTTCCCTACCCGATCTTCACTAGCGATCAAGACACGAGCGAATATGGGCCAGGACATAATAGTTTTACAATAGCGGAGGACGGTGAAACGGATCTGCTTGTCTATCATGCGCGGTCCTATGAAGAGATTGAGGGTGAACCCCTCTATGATCCGAACCGGCATACACGTGTACAGCCGATCTATTGGAATCCAGACGGCTCACCAAACCTAGGTGTGCCAGGTCATACGCTAGATACGTCGCTGAAGGTGCAAGCGGAAGTCACCGTGGCTGAAGGAGACGATTTTGCTTTTGCCGATCTTCACCATACACTCCAGCACTATACAGATGGAGGAGAGATCAGTCGGGGGGTGGCACAGTCCTTAGCAGCAAAATTAAACAATGCCGAGCGTCAAGAGAGTATGGGACATGAGTCACAAGCGTTGAAGCAGTTAGAGGATGCGAAGCGGATGCTAGAACGGGGTTATCCTAAGAACGTATCCGATGAAGCGTATGAGAGCTTACGGGACGGGATTGACGCACTGATTGAGCGCCTCTCAGCAGAGACACCGGAGGAAGGGCAAGATGTCCATTACACGATCAATATCGATGGCTCCGATCAATCGCGTCAGATCAGTCCTACCCTGTACGGTTTGTTCTATGAGGACATTAACTACGCAGCTGACGGCGGTCTTTACGCCGAGCTTGTCCAGAATCGGTCTTTTGAGTTTGACGATGCGATGTGGGCTTGGTCTACGCTCACAAGAGGTGAGGGTAGCGGGAGCACAAGGATTGAAACGGAAATGCCTCTCAATGAGCATAACCCGCATTACCTCCAACTCAGTGTGGACAATCCCGGTAAGGGGGTAGGGATTGTGAATAGCGGTTTTGACGGCATTCCCATCGAGAAAAATGAAAACTACCTTTTCTCCGTCTATGTTCGTACCCCTGATCACACGCAAGACAAGATAACTGTGAGCTTGGAAAGTACGGATGGTGAGGTCTATGGCCAAGCTGAACTAGAGGGCATCACGTCTGACTGGAAAAAGCTTGAAGCAACCATCAGAGCGCAAGTAACGGACGCCAATGCCCAGCTAACGGTGACGACGTCCGCAGCAGGTACACTCGATGTAGACATGGTCTCCCTTTTTCCTGAAGAAACGTGGCAGAATCGTCCGAACGGCATGCGCCAGGACTTGGCCCAAATGCTCGCTGACCTTCAACCTCAATTTTTCAGGTTCCCAGGGGGATGTATCGTTGAAGGGGGTGGTCTTGAACACTATTATAACTGGAAAGATACGATCGGGGATGTCGCCGAACGACCGATGAATGTGAACTTCTGGCGAAATAATCAGGTGCCCCATTATAATCAGTCGTACGGGCTGGGGTATTTTGAGTACTTTCAGTTCGCAAAGGATATTGGAGCAGAGCCCTTACCCGTTGTTTACGCTGGAATTACATCCTGTACATCAGATCCAGAGATGGTCCCAGTTGAAGACCTCGATCCGTATATCCAAGACGCGCTAGATCTCATAGAGTACGCCAATGGTCCGGCAACGAGTGAGTGGGGAGCGAAGCGTGCTGAAGCGGGTCATCCTGAGCCGTTTGACTTGAAATATCTAGCAATTGGAAATGAAGTATGTGGACCTGACTACCATGAGCGCTACGTTCGTTTTTATGACGCCATTAAGCAGGCGTACCCAGATATTGAGCTGGTGGTTTCTGCCGGATGGTCTCCCGATGATCACTGTTTCCATGACACATGGGAGTGGTTAGATGGTACGCCGGCTGAGGCGGATATGGTCGATGAGCATATGTACCAGTCGCCCGAATGGTTTTACCGTCAAGCGACGAGGTATGATGACTACGACCGCAATGGGCCCAACGTGTTTATCGGGGAGTATGCTGCCCATACCAGCAACATCGCAAACAATATGGAAAGTGCGTTGGCTGAAGCGGCCTTTATGACAGGCTTTGAGCGTAATGCTGATGTTGTGCAGATGGCCGCTTATGCCCCACTACTGGCCAAAGAGCACTATAACCAGTGGGCACCGAACATGATCTGGTTTAATAACACTGACGTGTACGGAACCCCTAACTACTATGTCCAACAGATGTTCAGTACCAACACAGGTGATATCGTACTACCCACTACATTGACAGAGAATGAAGTCGAGCCAGATCCTATCTCCGGTGCTGTTTTACTCGGGTCATGGAATACAGCCGTTGAGTATGACCATATTCAGGTGAAGAGTGATGGGGAAACACTTTTCTCTGACGATTTCACTGATTTTTCCTCCGAGTGGGAGGTCTATAACGGAAATTGGCAGGTTGAAGACGGTGTGCTACAGCAATTAGATATCACTGAGGATGCCAGAGTACAGGTAGGGGAGCAAGAGTGGCACGATTATACGATATCTGTGAGAGCGAGAAAAACGAGTGGGACTGAAGGCATGTTGATCGGCTTTGGTGTCCAAGGCACGGACGACTATTACTGGTGGAATCTAGGGGGATGGAACAATACCCAAACCGCAATTGAGAAGTCCGTAAACGGTACAAAATCGATCGTCGGACAAGCGACCACTCATCAGATTAACCCTGATCAGTGGTATGATATAGAGATTGAAGTATCGGGGCAACGGATTCGCTGCTATCTCGATGGCGAATTGATCCATGACGTCGTAGAGGAGCCGATTGCAGATATGTACACTGTGACTAGCTATGATCAAGAAACGGGGGACATCATCCTCAAGGTTGTAAACGCTTCCGAAGAGAATCAACGTACCCAAGTGAAGTTAGAACAGGTAGACGACATTCATCCTGTCGGAACGGCCACTGTGCTTCAAGCTGAATCTAAGCAGGATGAAAACAGCTTTGAACAACCTGAGCTTATCACGCCACAGACGCACCCTATCACAGGGTTAAGTAGAGCATTTGAATACGACTTTCCAGCAAATGCAGTCACGATCCTAAAGCTTAAAACGAGACAGGACTAGACTGAAGATTAAGGGAACACAAGGCTATAAGAGTGGCTATAAAGTGGCTATGAGTGTATAAATCAGATCAGTAAGTCGATCAAAAAAGGAGGTTGAGGAAAAAATGAACAGATCACTCATGCTGTGTATCGTGTTCGTCCTGACTTTAGGTCTTTGTGTCACGATTGCTGTCCCAGAAGAGGTGATGAGCATGCCAGAGGATTTAAGCTTGCTACTAGAAGCAGCTGAAGCACTAACAGTATACAACATCCATGACGTGCGCGGTCATCTGACCTTACCGACGGAGGGTAAGTATGGCGCTCATATCACCTGGAGATCCGAAGACCCCGACGTGATAACATCAACAGGTGAGGTGACGCGTCCAGCCCATGGTGAAGGGGATACACAAGTACGCTTAACGGCGACGCTCACGTTGAATGAAGAAACGATGACGAAATCTTTCCTCGCCACCGTCAGAGAAAGTCCCGAAGAAGAGGGATACGAAGGGTATGTCTTTTCCTATTTTATCGGGGAGGGTCATGCGCATGGAGAGCAGATTTATTTTGCTCTCAGTGAGGGAAACGATCCCCTACATTGGCAAACCTTAAATCAGGACGAGCCAGTGATCACATCACATCTCGGTGAGGAGGGGTTGAGAGATCCCTTTATCATTCGTTCCCCCGAAGGCGATCGGTTCTACATGATCGCGACAGATCTTAAAATATATGGCAACTGGGACTGGCATCGAGCCCAGACCGCAGGCAGTCGTGCCATCATGGTCTGGGAATCAACGGACCTTGTTCACTGGTCCGAACAAAGACGGGTTGTCGTCTCTCCTCCTGAAGCTGGGAACACCTGGGCACCTGAGATCTTCTACGATGAAGAAGGTGGACAGTATGTGATTTTCTGGGCCTCCAAGCTCTACGAAAATGAAGAGCAGCGTCAAAGTGGCCATTCATATCAGCGCATCATGCACACCACAACGAGAGATTTCCATACTTTTTCAGAGCCAGAGGTGTACATGGACTATGGTTACTCTGTAATTGACACGACAATGATCGAACATGATGGTAAGATATATCGCATAACCAAGGATGAGAGAGCGAATACGCCTACGACACCGAATGGCAAATTCGTCTTCCAAGAGGTGGGGGAGTCCATATTTGATCCACACTTTGAGATGATTAAGGAAGGTATAGGCCGTGGAACGATCAGTCAGGGAGAAGGACCAACGATGTTCAAATCCAACACAGAAGAAAAATGGTACCTTTTTATCGATGAATTTGGCGGTCGTGGTTACTTACCGTTTGAAACAACAGACTTAGATTCAGGCC is a window of Caldalkalibacillus salinus DNA encoding:
- a CDS encoding family 43 glycosylhydrolase — its product is MKESRRRSMAMIMMLSLVLGMVPTMGVAETSSSEDIVAAEDLILRYTFDESNGATVEDVSGNGHDATLQGSASITAEGYDGQGAVDLDGQDAYVQLPEDILQDVNDFTVSTWVNVRTSSVFSRIFDFGKNESAYMFLTPDSGEGVRFGMSTGGWQEEQNIQHHTPLTEDEWQQVIVVKQGDVGRLLINGVEVQRNDNLTVTVDDIGEHPHTYLGKSQFEADPYFDGQMADFRVYDRALSPDEISALTGVEPEITEIEPILLAIHGDEVPTLPSEVEAVYNNGMRVALEVTWEDIDLDNIDSFKVYEGNVEGTDLTAKLRFKYKPVEIRDVPDVQVTTEQGVQPELPEQVDVLLTNGETQQIDVAWEDIDEQQLAESGSFTVEGTLQPLAYTNPLIEQRADPLIYKHTDGYYYFTASVPEYDRIVLRRAQTIEGLKDAEEKVIWTKHDEGEMGNHIWAPELHYINDKWYIYFAAGTAEDRWAIRQYALENTAENPLEGEWVEKGKVAYNFESFSLDATTFEHQGQLYMAWAQKDGDDSNVYIAEMENPWTISGEQVLITRPEYDWEIQGHRVNEGPYVIKRDGKLFMTFSASATDANYSIGLLAASADSDLLDPDSWDKLPYPIFTSDQDTSEYGPGHNSFTIAEDGETDLLVYHARSYEEIEGEPLYDPNRHTRVQPIYWNPDGSPNLGVPGHTLDTSLKVQAEVTVAEGDDFAFADLHHTLQHYTDGGEISRGVAQSLAAKLNNAERQESMGHESQALKQLEDAKRMLERGYPKNVSDEAYESLRDGIDALIERLSAETPEEGQDVHYTINIDGSDQSRQISPTLYGLFYEDINYAADGGLYAELVQNRSFEFDDAMWAWSTLTRGEGSGSTRIETEMPLNEHNPHYLQLSVDNPGKGVGIVNSGFDGIPIEKNENYLFSVYVRTPDHTQDKITVSLESTDGEVYGQAELEGITSDWKKLEATIRAQVTDANAQLTVTTSAAGTLDVDMVSLFPEETWQNRPNGMRQDLAQMLADLQPQFFRFPGGCIVEGGGLEHYYNWKDTIGDVAERPMNVNFWRNNQVPHYNQSYGLGYFEYFQFAKDIGAEPLPVVYAGITSCTSDPEMVPVEDLDPYIQDALDLIEYANGPATSEWGAKRAEAGHPEPFDLKYLAIGNEVCGPDYHERYVRFYDAIKQAYPDIELVVSAGWSPDDHCFHDTWEWLDGTPAEADMVDEHMYQSPEWFYRQATRYDDYDRNGPNVFIGEYAAHTSNIANNMESALAEAAFMTGFERNADVVQMAAYAPLLAKEHYNQWAPNMIWFNNTDVYGTPNYYVQQMFSTNTGDIVLPTTLTENEVEPDPISGAVLLGSWNTAVEYDHIQVKSDGETLFSDDFTDFSSEWEVYNGNWQVEDGVLQQLDITEDARVQVGEQEWHDYTISVRARKTSGTEGMLIGFGVQGTDDYYWWNLGGWNNTQTAIEKSVNGTKSIVGQATTHQINPDQWYDIEIEVSGQRIRCYLDGELIHDVVEEPIADMYTVTSYDQETGDIILKVVNASEENQRTQVKLEQVDDIHPVGTATVLQAESKQDENSFEQPELITPQTHPITGLSRAFEYDFPANAVTILKLKTRQD
- a CDS encoding immunoglobulin-like domain-containing protein; translation: MNRSLMLCIVFVLTLGLCVTIAVPEEVMSMPEDLSLLLEAAEALTVYNIHDVRGHLTLPTEGKYGAHITWRSEDPDVITSTGEVTRPAHGEGDTQVRLTATLTLNEETMTKSFLATVRESPEEEGYEGYVFSYFIGEGHAHGEQIYFALSEGNDPLHWQTLNQDEPVITSHLGEEGLRDPFIIRSPEGDRFYMIATDLKIYGNWDWHRAQTAGSRAIMVWESTDLVHWSEQRRVVVSPPEAGNTWAPEIFYDEEGGQYVIFWASKLYENEEQRQSGHSYQRIMHTTTRDFHTFSEPEVYMDYGYSVIDTTMIEHDGKIYRITKDERANTPTTPNGKFVFQEVGESIFDPHFEMIKEGIGRGTISQGEGPTMFKSNTEEKWYLFIDEFGGRGYLPFETTDLDSGQWTLSEHYDLPSSPRHGTVLPITKAEHEALLNTVPREVAPADDEDRVTSIRLNQHNVHLTQGEQAGLEATITPEDADQQQVLWSSSDDSIVSVDEAGMLTGHQEGSAIVSATTVDGGYMDVAVVTVTTDRQVSIEELQEQVQQYVNNGDIQGPLASQLSNSLRQAGHHWHREHTDQAVHHLQKSLEHIARAKEASITEAVAETLSDRIDALVHEWSDEA